The following proteins come from a genomic window of Herpetosiphonaceae bacterium:
- a CDS encoding glycine C-acetyltransferase, with protein MPQPFDQVIQAQLNELKEQGVYRKLRILSGEQRPRSVIDGREVINLSSNNYLGLTTHPKLCEAAKAAIDRYGVGTGAVRTIIGTMDIHEELERKLAQFKHTEATLVLQSGFTANQAVLGTILGDSDLVISDELNHASIIDGVRLTKAARKVYKHNDMDDLERVLEETRNSQHRIILIVTDGVFSMDGDIAPLPRIAELAKHYGAVTMVDDAHGSGVLGAHGSGTVHHFGIDKEWDISVGTLSKAIGSVGGYAACSQALRELMEHRARPFLFSTSHPPSVTATCIAALDLLQSDEGQRLIDQLWDNTRFFKSGLAALGFNTGISETPITPVIVGEGAKAMQFSDRLFASGVFAQGIAYPTVARDKGRVRTIVTATHTRQDLEEALTVFEHVGREMGLIGSG; from the coding sequence ATGCCCCAGCCATTTGATCAGGTGATCCAGGCCCAACTGAACGAGCTAAAAGAGCAGGGCGTGTATCGCAAGCTGCGCATCCTGAGCGGCGAGCAGCGACCGCGCTCGGTGATCGATGGGCGTGAGGTGATCAACCTGTCGTCGAACAACTACCTTGGACTGACCACCCATCCCAAGCTGTGCGAGGCGGCCAAAGCCGCGATCGACCGATACGGCGTCGGCACGGGCGCGGTCCGCACGATCATCGGCACGATGGACATTCACGAGGAGCTGGAGCGCAAGCTGGCGCAGTTCAAGCATACCGAGGCCACGCTGGTGCTTCAGAGCGGCTTCACGGCCAACCAGGCCGTTCTCGGCACGATCCTGGGCGACAGCGACCTTGTGATCTCCGACGAGCTCAATCATGCCTCGATCATCGACGGCGTGCGGCTGACCAAAGCGGCGCGCAAAGTCTACAAGCACAACGACATGGACGATCTGGAGCGCGTGCTGGAGGAAACCAGGAACAGCCAGCATCGCATCATCCTGATCGTCACCGACGGCGTCTTCTCGATGGACGGCGACATCGCGCCGCTGCCGCGTATCGCCGAGCTCGCCAAACACTACGGCGCGGTGACAATGGTCGACGATGCGCATGGATCGGGCGTGCTGGGCGCGCATGGCAGCGGCACCGTCCATCACTTCGGCATCGACAAAGAGTGGGACATCAGCGTCGGCACGCTCTCCAAAGCGATCGGCTCGGTCGGCGGCTATGCCGCGTGCTCGCAGGCGCTCCGCGAGCTGATGGAGCATCGCGCGCGGCCATTCCTGTTCTCAACCTCGCATCCGCCATCGGTCACGGCAACCTGTATCGCGGCCCTGGACTTGCTACAGAGCGATGAAGGACAGCGGCTGATCGATCAACTTTGGGATAACACGCGCTTCTTCAAGAGCGGCCTGGCGGCGCTAGGATTCAACACCGGCATCTCGGAAACCCCGATCACGCCGGTGATCGTCGGCGAGGGCGCGAAAGCGATGCAATTCTCGGACCGGCTGTTTGCCAGCGGCGTCTTCGCCCAGGGCATCGCCTACCCGACGGTTGCCCGCGACAAAGGCCGCGTGCGAACGATCGTCACGGCCACGCACACGCGCCAGGATCTGGAAGAAGCGCTCACCGTCTTCGAGCATGTCGGTCGCGAGATGGGCCTGATTGGGAGCGGGTAG
- the rsfS gene encoding ribosome silencing factor, whose product MTVAEDKQAHDIVMLDLRGLTTIADYFVLCTAESERQIRAVIEALDEALVKGGAHNPKIEGSAETGWVLLDFSDVIVHVFSPEQREFYRLERLWKQAQPVVVVQ is encoded by the coding sequence GTGACGGTAGCCGAGGACAAGCAGGCCCACGACATCGTTATGTTGGACCTGCGCGGGCTGACCACCATCGCCGACTACTTTGTGCTATGTACTGCTGAGAGCGAACGTCAGATCAGGGCAGTGATCGAGGCGCTCGACGAAGCGCTGGTCAAAGGTGGGGCGCATAATCCCAAGATCGAGGGCTCAGCGGAGACTGGCTGGGTGCTGCTCGACTTCAGCGATGTCATCGTCCACGTCTTCTCACCGGAGCAACGGGAGTTTTATCGGCTCGAACGGCTGTGGAAGCAAGCGCAGCCGGTGGTAGTCGTTCAGTAA
- a CDS encoding VanZ family protein: MSRSHHPRSRITKAILRWLPAAAWMALIFWFSSQSDLPRPASDLLNLILRKTAHFTVFGVLALCYVWALGDWRRRWLALALTVLYAISDEYHQSWTPLRHPAWTDVVIDSAGGWSALWLLPRLRQRAIAGTTQSSAGDHGQTGAETHA, translated from the coding sequence GTGAGCAGAAGCCACCATCCGCGAAGCAGAATCACAAAGGCCATCCTGCGCTGGCTGCCCGCCGCTGCATGGATGGCCCTGATCTTCTGGTTTTCGTCACAGTCGGACCTGCCGCGTCCGGCCAGCGACCTGCTCAACCTGATCCTACGGAAAACAGCACATTTCACCGTGTTTGGTGTGCTGGCCTTGTGCTATGTCTGGGCGCTCGGAGATTGGCGGCGACGCTGGCTGGCGCTCGCGCTCACGGTGCTCTACGCGATCAGCGACGAGTACCACCAGTCCTGGACGCCGCTACGACATCCGGCCTGGACCGATGTTGTGATCGACTCGGCTGGCGGCTGGAGCGCGTTGTGGCTCTTGCCACGTCTCCGCCAGCGGGCTATTGCAGGAACAACTCAAAGTTCGGCTGGCGATCACGGCCAAACAGGTGCCGAAACGCACGCTTAA